From Candidatus Binataceae bacterium, the proteins below share one genomic window:
- a CDS encoding SMP-30/gluconolactonase/LRE family protein — MQLETLAWGYGLIEGPRVDERNRLHFSDVPNGGVYRRSPDGTVETLIPRRRGVGGIALNATGGIVCSGRSLICWEEATRTSRDLFTEWEGRALRGLNDLTVDIQGSIYVGSLEFDALSADKPIPGNLFRVDPPNRVTLLWEGIQITNGMGFNPDGKLLYHCDSATGAVWAYDVTADRRLKDRRVFGRLPEGWPDGMAVDAEGGVWVAVVRFGEVVRFKADGTLDRRIKMPAQMVTSLAFGGADMMDLYVVTADNTEDAACKGTIFRMRSDVPGLPVPKARF, encoded by the coding sequence ATGCAGCTTGAAACTCTGGCCTGGGGCTACGGCCTCATCGAAGGACCTCGCGTTGACGAGCGCAACCGCCTCCACTTCAGCGACGTGCCCAACGGCGGCGTCTATCGGCGCAGTCCCGACGGCACGGTCGAGACGCTCATCCCGCGCCGGCGCGGGGTGGGCGGAATCGCGCTCAACGCCACGGGCGGAATCGTATGCAGCGGGCGCAGCCTGATCTGCTGGGAGGAGGCGACGCGCACCAGCCGCGACCTGTTTACCGAGTGGGAAGGGCGCGCGCTGCGCGGGCTGAACGACCTGACGGTTGACATTCAGGGCAGCATCTATGTCGGCTCGCTGGAGTTCGATGCGCTCAGCGCCGACAAACCGATTCCGGGCAACCTGTTCCGCGTCGATCCGCCCAACCGCGTGACTCTCTTATGGGAGGGAATTCAGATTACCAACGGGATGGGATTCAATCCCGACGGCAAGCTGCTGTATCATTGCGACTCGGCCACTGGCGCGGTATGGGCTTACGACGTGACCGCCGACCGCCGGCTCAAGGATCGCCGCGTCTTCGGCCGGTTGCCCGAGGGATGGCCCGACGGGATGGCGGTCGATGCCGAGGGCGGTGTGTGGGTGGCAGTCGTGCGCTTCGGTGAGGTCGTGCGTTTCAAGGCCGACGGTACGCTGGACCGGCGGATTAAGATGCCGGCGCAGATGGTGACGAGCCTGGCCTTCGGCGGTGCGGACATGATGGACCTGTACGTCGTAACCGCCGACAACACCGAGGACGCCGCGTGCAAGGGGACGATCTTCAGGATGCGGTCGGACGTTCCCGGACTGCCGGTGCCGAAGGCGCGCTTTTAG
- a CDS encoding redoxin domain-containing protein has product MALQVGKPAPDFTLKSNKMKDVKLSELRGSKVLLLFVPLAFTGTUTKELCSVRDTLNEYEQLGCKVFGISTDSPFALDAWAREQNYQFPLLSDYNRDVSRAYDSLYEELLGFKGVSKRSAYVIGPDGTIRYSEVLEDARQIPNLDAIKKCLKEIG; this is encoded by the coding sequence ATGGCTCTGCAAGTGGGAAAGCCCGCGCCTGACTTCACGCTGAAGTCGAACAAGATGAAGGATGTAAAGCTCTCCGAGCTGCGCGGCAGCAAGGTGTTGCTGCTGTTCGTGCCGCTGGCATTCACCGGCACCTGAACGAAGGAGCTTTGCAGCGTGCGTGACACGCTGAATGAGTACGAACAGCTCGGATGCAAGGTATTCGGGATTTCAACCGACAGCCCATTTGCGCTCGACGCCTGGGCGCGCGAGCAGAACTACCAGTTCCCGCTGCTGAGCGACTACAACCGCGACGTCTCGCGCGCGTACGACTCGCTGTACGAGGAGCTGTTGGGCTTCAAGGGCGTGAGCAAGCGCTCAGCGTACGTGATCGGCCCCGACGGCACGATTCGCTACAGCGAGGTGCTCGAAGACGCGCGCCAGATTCCCAACCTCGACGCTATCAAGAAATGCCTTAAGGAGATTGGCTAG
- a CDS encoding CaiB/BaiF CoA-transferase family protein codes for MPHTLDGTVVVDLTQNVAGPYCTQLLGDFGATVIKIERPLVGDDVRRYAPAWRGGEAEAGDSAAYLAYNRNKQSVCIDFDHPEGAAILRRLAKDADVFVHSLKPGSAESRGLGCDDLRAANPRLIYAAISGFGESGPLRNLPGYDPLGQAHSGIISVTGHPGAPPARVVVPIVDMGSGLWLFTGILAAIIERGKTGRGAKVGVSLLETGVAWTTLHMSNYMATGEVPERTGSASPAAAPYEAFATADGWIMVAAGNDRLYARLSELLGVQHTLGDPRFATNAARVAHRGELHALLEERTRTRPTAAWVAALREVGVPCSPINRLDQVHDDSQVAATGMIKHIDGFRVPGFGIVDVAVNVNGEKAVLRSMPPRLGEHTDAVLRSAGYSESEISRLRAAKAIA; via the coding sequence ATGCCCCATACGCTTGACGGAACCGTCGTCGTTGACCTCACCCAGAACGTCGCCGGCCCCTATTGCACGCAACTGCTCGGCGACTTTGGCGCCACCGTTATCAAGATCGAGCGCCCGCTGGTCGGCGACGACGTGCGCCGCTATGCCCCCGCATGGCGCGGCGGCGAGGCGGAGGCGGGCGACTCGGCCGCCTACCTCGCCTACAACCGCAACAAGCAGAGCGTCTGCATCGACTTCGACCATCCCGAGGGCGCCGCGATCCTGCGCCGGCTGGCCAAAGACGCTGACGTCTTCGTGCACTCGCTGAAGCCGGGCAGCGCCGAGTCGCGCGGCCTGGGCTGCGACGACCTGCGCGCGGCCAATCCGCGGCTCATCTACGCCGCGATCAGCGGCTTCGGCGAGAGCGGTCCGCTGCGCAACTTGCCGGGCTACGACCCGCTGGGCCAGGCGCACTCCGGGATCATCAGCGTCACCGGCCATCCGGGCGCCCCGCCGGCGCGCGTGGTCGTGCCGATCGTCGATATGGGCTCGGGCCTGTGGCTGTTCACCGGCATCCTTGCGGCGATCATCGAGCGCGGCAAAACCGGCCGCGGCGCCAAGGTCGGCGTGAGCCTGCTCGAAACCGGCGTCGCGTGGACCACGCTGCACATGAGCAACTACATGGCCACCGGCGAAGTGCCCGAGCGCACCGGCTCGGCATCGCCCGCCGCGGCGCCCTACGAGGCGTTTGCGACCGCTGACGGATGGATCATGGTCGCGGCCGGCAACGATCGGCTCTACGCGCGGCTGAGCGAGTTGCTTGGCGTCCAGCACACGCTCGGTGACCCGCGCTTTGCAACCAACGCGGCGCGCGTCGCCCATCGCGGCGAGCTGCACGCGCTGCTCGAAGAGCGGACGCGCACGCGCCCGACCGCGGCGTGGGTCGCGGCGCTGCGCGAGGTGGGCGTGCCGTGCAGCCCGATTAATCGGTTGGACCAGGTGCACGACGACTCGCAGGTCGCGGCGACCGGGATGATCAAGCATATCGACGGTTTCCGTGTGCCCGGCTTCGGAATCGTCGACGTCGCGGTCAACGTCAACGGCGAGAAGGCGGTGCTGCGCTCGATGCCGCCGCGGCTGGGCGAGCATACCGACGCCGTGCTGCGTTCGGCCGGCTACTCCGAGAGTGAGATCTCCCGTCTGCGCGCCGCAAAAGCGATCGCCTAG
- the hcaB gene encoding 3-(cis-5,6-dihydroxycyclohexa-1,3-dien-1-yl)propanoate dehydrogenase: MRDAMGWLEGQVALVTGGASGLGRAIVERFLAEGARVAILDRAHDAIERLQEDLRGQRDRLLTFEGDVTNFEDNHRAVAVTAREWGKLDCFVGNAGIWDFSTSLAALPADGAKLGAAFDEVFGVNVKGCLFGARAAMTALARSRGNIIFTVSNAGFYPDGGGPLYTASKHAVVGLVRQLAYELAPKVRVNGVAPGPIPTDLRGPQALGMGERSIASLPLEEFVRRAMPLGRVPAAADYTGAYVLLASAGNSGTTTGAVINCDGGMGVRGFMRTAGGEKL; encoded by the coding sequence GTGAGAGACGCGATGGGATGGCTGGAAGGGCAGGTCGCGCTGGTGACCGGTGGAGCCTCGGGGCTGGGCCGCGCGATCGTCGAGCGCTTCCTTGCGGAGGGCGCGCGAGTTGCGATCCTGGACCGCGCCCATGATGCGATCGAGCGGCTTCAGGAGGATTTGCGCGGGCAACGCGACCGCCTGCTGACCTTCGAAGGCGACGTCACCAACTTCGAGGACAACCATCGCGCAGTAGCGGTCACCGCGCGCGAATGGGGCAAGCTCGATTGTTTCGTCGGCAACGCCGGCATTTGGGACTTTTCGACCTCGCTTGCGGCGCTCCCCGCCGATGGCGCCAAGCTGGGCGCGGCCTTCGACGAGGTCTTCGGCGTCAACGTCAAGGGATGCCTGTTCGGGGCGCGCGCGGCGATGACGGCGCTGGCGCGCAGCCGCGGCAATATCATCTTCACCGTCTCCAATGCCGGCTTTTATCCCGACGGCGGCGGGCCGCTGTACACGGCCTCCAAGCACGCAGTGGTCGGACTGGTGCGTCAGCTCGCCTACGAGCTTGCGCCAAAGGTCCGCGTAAACGGAGTCGCCCCGGGTCCGATTCCCACCGATCTGCGCGGGCCGCAGGCGCTTGGGATGGGCGAGCGATCGATCGCCTCGCTGCCGCTGGAGGAGTTCGTGCGCCGCGCGATGCCGCTCGGGCGCGTGCCCGCGGCGGCGGACTATACCGGCGCTTACGTGCTGCTCGCGTCGGCGGGGAATTCAGGCACGACCACCGGTGCGGTCATCAACTGCGACGGCGGGATGGGCGTGCGCGGCTTCATGCGCACGGCCGGCGGCGAGAAGCTCTAG
- a CDS encoding glycosyltransferase, protein MSSALLVLAELGSAASLLYYAAAGVAAARFARHAATPAPALPKPPPRIAVLKPLSGLSPRLLDNLASYLEDGYPRADFFFAVAGYEDRAVEAPIALRTQYPYASITLVVGDEPGVPNRKIAKVIRMAERAERAEAFVLSDADIAVERGHLSRIIGELFADERTGLVTCVYRARSAGSFASRLGALFINTDFAPMVMLSSAIEPMRYALGATIAVRRAALEAAGGVRPLGDKLADDYELGRAVTDHGWKARLSSSIVTSVSAEAGFADFWRHKLRWARTYRIVRPESLLTIFINGPLWATVLLAATRASTFGLAAFAVVLAARIVMAALITAKVLRLPELARDAWITPLKDLIMAAIWAVSIAGNTVEWGGRRFRVARDGVMREVADG, encoded by the coding sequence GTGAGCAGCGCCCTGCTCGTCCTCGCTGAGCTCGGCAGCGCAGCCTCGCTGCTCTACTATGCGGCGGCGGGCGTGGCAGCAGCGCGCTTCGCGCGCCACGCCGCCACACCCGCTCCTGCGCTGCCCAAGCCGCCGCCGCGCATCGCCGTGCTCAAGCCGCTCAGCGGGCTGAGCCCCAGACTGCTCGACAATCTCGCCAGCTACCTCGAAGACGGTTATCCGCGCGCCGACTTCTTCTTCGCCGTCGCCGGCTACGAGGACCGCGCCGTCGAGGCCCCGATCGCTTTGCGCACCCAGTACCCATACGCGAGCATCACGCTCGTCGTCGGCGACGAGCCCGGCGTGCCGAACCGCAAGATCGCCAAGGTGATCCGGATGGCCGAGCGCGCCGAGCGCGCCGAGGCCTTCGTACTGAGCGATGCCGACATCGCGGTCGAACGCGGCCATCTAAGCCGCATCATCGGCGAGTTGTTCGCCGACGAGCGTACCGGGCTGGTGACCTGCGTGTACCGTGCACGCTCGGCCGGCTCTTTCGCCTCGCGCTTGGGCGCGCTGTTCATCAACACCGACTTCGCCCCGATGGTGATGCTGTCGTCGGCGATTGAACCGATGCGCTATGCGCTCGGCGCGACGATCGCCGTGCGCCGCGCCGCGCTGGAAGCCGCCGGCGGCGTCCGTCCCCTGGGCGACAAACTCGCCGACGACTACGAACTCGGGCGCGCGGTCACCGACCACGGCTGGAAAGCCAGGCTTTCGAGTTCGATCGTGACCTCCGTCTCTGCGGAAGCCGGCTTCGCCGACTTCTGGCGGCACAAGCTGCGCTGGGCGCGCACCTACCGGATCGTACGACCGGAGAGTCTGCTCACGATCTTCATCAACGGCCCGTTGTGGGCGACCGTACTGCTCGCGGCGACGCGCGCCAGCACGTTCGGACTAGCCGCGTTTGCCGTCGTGCTTGCGGCACGGATCGTGATGGCGGCGCTGATCACTGCAAAGGTGCTCCGGCTCCCCGAACTCGCGCGCGACGCATGGATAACGCCGCTCAAGGATCTAATCATGGCGGCGATATGGGCTGTGAGCATCGCCGGCAACACGGTGGAATGGGGCGGGCGACGCTTCAGGGTCGCGCGCGACGGCGTGATGCGCGAGGTCGCCGATGGCTAG
- the hpnJ gene encoding hopanoid biosynthesis associated radical SAM protein HpnJ, translated as MKTLFLNPPSYEDFDGGAGSRYQATREVWSFWYPTWLAYPAGMIPGARLLDAPPHGYNVERTVAEAKNYDLVVVHTSTPSLRMDARTAEAIKSANPDCIIAFVGGHPTAAPEETLKISEAIDIAGRREFDHSMVEVAQGWEWSRINGISYRKDGRIYHNPDRAQLTNEELDKLPFVTEVYERNLDYLRYNSPYCQYPYVSLYTGRGCPARCTFCLWPQVTQGHRYRVRSPENVYEEVAAMKSKFPRMKELFFDDDTFTADPGRARRIAQLIKPLGITWSTNSRANVDYETLKVLKDSGLRLFVVGYESGNAEILKNIKKGVRLDRARRFTRDCHELGILIHGTFILGLPGETRETIAETMRFAREMDCETIQVSLASPYPGTELYDYVVKNGYLAVNPLLDESGYQKCTITYPGLSNEEIYEAVERFYRSFYFRPRYIFKAVRKMATSTEECKRLLKEGVQFLSTMRQRRATAAAARPQQASA; from the coding sequence ATGAAGACCCTTTTCCTCAACCCGCCCTCCTACGAGGACTTCGACGGCGGCGCGGGCTCGCGCTACCAGGCGACCCGCGAGGTCTGGTCCTTCTGGTATCCGACCTGGCTCGCCTATCCGGCAGGGATGATTCCCGGGGCGCGCCTGCTCGACGCACCGCCCCACGGCTACAACGTCGAGCGCACGGTAGCCGAAGCGAAGAACTACGACCTCGTGGTGGTTCATACCTCGACGCCGTCGCTGCGGATGGACGCGCGGACGGCCGAGGCGATCAAATCGGCCAACCCCGACTGCATCATCGCCTTCGTCGGCGGCCATCCCACCGCGGCACCGGAGGAGACACTGAAAATCTCCGAAGCGATCGACATCGCCGGACGGCGCGAGTTCGACCACTCGATGGTCGAAGTCGCGCAGGGTTGGGAGTGGAGCAGGATCAACGGAATCAGCTACCGCAAGGACGGCCGCATCTATCACAACCCCGACCGCGCGCAGCTCACCAACGAAGAGCTCGACAAGCTGCCGTTCGTAACCGAAGTGTATGAGCGCAACCTCGACTATCTGCGCTACAACAGCCCCTACTGCCAGTACCCGTACGTCTCGCTGTACACCGGGCGCGGATGCCCGGCGCGCTGCACCTTCTGCCTGTGGCCGCAGGTCACCCAGGGCCATCGCTACCGCGTGCGCAGCCCTGAAAACGTGTACGAAGAAGTCGCTGCGATGAAGAGCAAGTTCCCCAGGATGAAGGAACTGTTCTTCGACGACGACACATTTACGGCCGACCCCGGCCGCGCGCGCAGGATCGCGCAACTCATCAAGCCCCTGGGCATCACCTGGTCAACCAACTCGCGCGCCAACGTCGACTACGAAACCCTCAAGGTGCTCAAGGACAGCGGGCTGCGGCTGTTCGTTGTCGGCTACGAAAGCGGCAACGCCGAGATCCTCAAGAACATCAAGAAGGGCGTGCGTTTGGATCGCGCGCGCCGCTTCACCCGCGATTGCCACGAGCTCGGCATCCTGATCCACGGCACCTTCATCCTGGGCCTTCCCGGTGAGACTCGTGAGACGATCGCGGAGACGATGCGCTTTGCGCGCGAGATGGACTGCGAGACGATTCAGGTTTCGCTCGCCTCGCCCTATCCGGGAACCGAACTGTACGACTACGTCGTCAAGAACGGCTACCTCGCGGTCAATCCGCTGCTCGACGAGTCGGGCTATCAGAAGTGCACAATCACCTATCCGGGCCTGAGCAACGAGGAGATCTACGAAGCGGTGGAGCGCTTCTACCGCAGCTTCTATTTTCGTCCGCGCTATATCTTCAAGGCCGTGCGCAAGATGGCGACCTCGACCGAGGAGTGCAAGCGGCTGCTCAAGGAGGGTGTGCAATTCCTCTCCACGATGCGCCAGCGGCGCGCCACCGCCGCCGCGGCGCGCCCCCAGCAAGCTTCGGCCTGA